A single Pangasianodon hypophthalmus isolate fPanHyp1 chromosome 27, fPanHyp1.pri, whole genome shotgun sequence DNA region contains:
- the LOC113531170 gene encoding neuronal tyrosine-phosphorylated phosphoinositide-3-kinase adapter 1, whose amino-acid sequence MNSGSAQDVAVEHFLRDIERRGQRLHCAVIGCQEAPLRGDMNLLYRKSRLDWRHRDQESKKSCKDASSATVGKVRDLASFRRHFRMGFMTMPASQDLSPHSCAAAMAPRSQSCHAVGTGEGEGLENGDDPDSDAQMPSQTGRCPPAKPKRHPSTRLSSTPQQEHPVRGGHAPPDAPPPPPPQHPPKHPEKKNAMKKSDSGELLGRKVPPQKPKRSPSTQLSFDAPPPRLPPPATPLPFQSAESTGDDEPVYIEMVGQVFTRETPGVPTPSATTPDSDSDPGEEAIYEEMKYPVADDAHQRRLPPKHERAKSSKSYTSSSVSSSSTSSSLPRPSSSSPSCPLPSSKPKSAVSISHSSPLPSSCSASSTPVPQPLSSSPHPPRAPTPFLLPGTKSESEIGSSKIPAPFPNLLQHKPPLLAFPPPKSGSAKLGSTSSPSPASLPPTIGTSVSKEATGGDKEKERKEGPAPGLRARSHSTPLPPSSKSSSPYSHHHHHHHPHHRPSHYHHYRKPEKESSKASQGTSQSSTQTQTQAKEGKSVSFLLKSDKAERERERERERDRDRERDRDRERDTPVTQSSSQVDMAASTAATTTTSLPPASLSSSTSSGTPSTSSASQRPPSRSVQRSHTPHTHLPAYKPPPADSPLLWTYPSAGFRRPPAYDSLRAGTPMPSLQPEGSTKAGSTQVPHAKAGFLPWDASGSGLGFTDDQVYWPMHRKLSFSHGSRETEKEEGRVWNGSTDALLRRDREDAGGSGRAGGVSGIPVRAAGRIGHSESLAGADGPPGFRVMPRTGLPLPCQTFPACRNGELGRLGRSSSTSGVRQAGGDVQRQSSLPAREALNQLHALSQAPCSPSLARAQAQTLTQAQAQFHLQQLQQHHLQLQFQHLAQLAAQAQAMPGTGSTSAGTAGSPGTAGTATQRDGKLLEVIERKRCLCKEIKAHRRPDKSLCKQDSMPILPSWRKTPEPRKTGTPPCQRPQAVVWDTAI is encoded by the exons ATGAACTCTGGCTCTGCCCAGGATGTGGCGGTGGAGCATTTCCTGCGTGACATAGAAAGGCGGGGCCAGCGGTTGCActgcgctgtgattggctgtcaGGAGGCGCCTCTCCGTGGCGACATGAACCTGCTGTACCGCAAGAGTCGACTGGACTGGAGACACCGAGACCAGGAGAGCAAGAAGAG CTGTAAAGATGCCTCCTCAGCGACGGTGGGGAAGGTGCGTGACCTGGCATCTTTCCGCCGTCATTTCCGCATGGGCTTCATGACGATGCCCGCATCTCAGGACCTCTCGCCGCATTCCTGCGCTGCCGCCATGGCGCCGCGCTCTCAGTCATGCCACGCTGTGGGCACTGGTGAGGGAGAGGGCCTTGAAAATGGCGACGACCCTGACTCGGATGCTCAGATGCCCTCTCAAACTGGACGATGTCCCCCGGCTAAGCCCAAACGTCACCCAAGTACCCGCCTCAGCTCCACGCCGCAGCAGGAGCATCCAGTCCGTGGTGGACACGCACCACCAGACGcccctccacctccaccaccccAACACCCACCCAAACACCCTGAGAAGAAGAATG cAATGAAGAAGTCAGACTCCGGTGAATTACTGGGTAGGAAGGTACCTCCCCAGAAGCCCAAACGGAGCCCGAGCACCCAACTGTCTTTTGATGCTCCACCCCCTCGGCTTCCGCCCCCAGCCACACCCCTGCCATTCCAGAGTGCTGAGAGCACTGGTGATGATGAGCCTGTATACATTGAGATGGTGGGTCAAGTGTTCACCCGAGAGACACCTGGTGTGCCAACACCCTCGGCCACAACACCTGACTCTGACTCAGATCCAGGCGAGGAAGCTATCTATGAGGAGATGAAGTACCCAGTGGCTGATGATGCCCACCAGCGACGCCTCCCACCCAAACATGAGCGTGCCAAGTCATCAAAATCCTACACGTCCTCCTCTGTCTCTTCTTCCTCCACATCTTCTTCACTCCCTCGGCCCTCGTCCTCCTCACCCTCCTGCCCTTTGCCATCCTCTAAGCCCAAATCTGCcgtctccatctctcactcttcCCCCTTACCTTCATCCTGCTCTGCCTCTTCCACACCTGTACCTCAGCCTCTCTCATCCTCACCACACCCTCCTCGAGCCCCTACCCCCTTCCTCTTACCAGGCACCAAATCAGAGTCAGAGATTGGCTCCAGTAAGATCCCAGCACCTTTCCCCAACTTGCTTCAGCACAAGCCACCTCTGTTGGCTTTCCCACCCCCAAAGAGTGGCTCTGCCAAGCTGGGCTCCACCAGCAGCCCATCACCAGCCAGCCTGCCACCCACTATTGGCACTTCTGTTTCAAAGGAAGCAACAGGTGGAGACAAGGAAAAGGAGAGGAAGGAAGGGCCAGCACCAGGCCTACGAGCCCGGAGCCACTCAACACCTTTGCCTCCATCCTCAAAATCTTCCTCACCATactcacaccatcatcaccatcaccacccacacCATCGGCCCTCACATTACCACCATTATCGCAAACCTGAGAAAGAGTCAAGTAAGGCCTCACAGGGTACTTCGCAGTCATCAACGCAAACTCAAACACAGGCCAAAGAGGGCAAGTCAGTCAGTTTTCTGCTGAAGTCAGACAAAGCCGAGAGGGaaagggagcgagagagagagagagaccgagacagagagagggatcgagacagagagagagacacgccAGTCACACAGTCATCCAGCCAGGTTGACATGGCTGCCTCTACTGCTGCCACCACAACCACTAGCCTTCCTCCAGCATCACTGTCTTCATCCACATCATCGGGGACACCGTCCACATCCTCAGCATCACAGAGGCCTCCATCTCGCTCAGTTCAGCgttcacacactcctcacacacacctccctgcCTATAAGCCCCCACCTGCAGACAGCCCCCTGCTCTGGACATACCCATCCGCAGGATTCCGTCGGCCTCCAGCCTATGACAGCTTGCGTGCTGGCACACCGATGCCCTCCCTGCAGCCAGAGGGTAGTACCAAGGCTGGGAGCACCCAGGTCCCACATGCCAAGGCAGGGTTCCTGCCCTGGGATGCCAGCGGGAGTGGTCTAGGCTTCACTGATGATCAGGTGTACTGGCCCATGCACAGGAAGCTGTCCTTCAGCCAtggcagcagagagacagaga AAGAAGAAGGCCGTGTGTGGAATGGCAGTACTGATGCTCTGctaagaagagacagagaggacgCTGGGGGTAGTGGCCGGGCTGGAGGCGTTTCTGGAATCCCTGTGCGGGCAGCGGGAAGAATTGGGCACAGTGAGAGTCTAGCGGGGGCGGATGGGCCGCCAGGCTTCAGGGTAATGCCCCGCACAGGACTGCCCCTGCCATGCCAGACCTTCCCTGCCTGCCGCAACGGAG agCTCGGCCGGCTGGGTAGATCATCCTCTACATCTGGAGTGAGGCAGGCAGGAGGGGATGTTCAGAGACAGAGTAGCCTGCCGGCTAGAGAAGCTCTCAATCAG TTGCACGCTCTCTCTCAGGCGCCCTGCAGTCCCTCTCTGGCTCGTGCTCAGGCTCAGACCTTGACTCAGGCTCAGGCTCAGTTCCACCTGCAGCAGCTCCAGCAGCACCACCTGCAGCTGCAGTTCCAGCACCTGGCCCAGCTGGCAGCGCAGGCTCAGGCCATGCCAGGCACAGGCAGCACCTCCGCCGGCACGGCAGGCAGCCCAGGCACAGCAGGCACAGCCACCCAGCGCGATGGCAAGCTGCTGGAGGTGATAGAGAGGAAGCGGTGCCTGTGCAAGGAGATCAAAGCCCACCGGCGACCAGATAAGAGCCTGTGCAAGCAGGACAGCATGCCCATCCTGCCCAGCTGGAGGAAAACGCCTGAGCCGCGTAAGACCGGCACACCACCCTGCCAGAGACCGCAGGCCGTGGTGTGGGACACGGCTATCTGA